The following are encoded together in the Malaya genurostris strain Urasoe2022 chromosome 3, Malgen_1.1, whole genome shotgun sequence genome:
- the LOC131437210 gene encoding mitochondrial potassium channel ATP-binding subunit has product MLKLFLSNCQGVQTNYSSSQASRNRIHLLGRSLHTYVVRRNGLLEVSKSVTRNPSRQSGRNFISAGGKQEVVRAGPTNSKILKFVLGGTAVSVTVGYTCRRWFAHCDAATVAGRLAGQHKISTHDTIKFDWPRFWIYLRPHLAKLIGAVFAALAVAYFNIQIPNLLGVVVNTLSKYARSGLKDINSSTFFNEMKLPSLRLFGMYVAQAAFTFVYIFLLSQIGEQMAAKIRQDLLQQIIIQDLEFFDEIRTGELVNRLTADVQDFKSSFKQCISQGLRSIAQLIGGSVSLFLISPQLASIALVSVPAAVAMFSFLGRSLRALSKKSQAQSERATSVSEEALSNIRTVRASASEYAEVELFRQETDKAAELSEQLGVGIAVFQSLTNLFLNGMVLTTLVLGGHFMSTSSISAGDLMAFLVASQGVQRSLAQGSILLGSMIRGMTAGARVFEYLSVQPKIDLKIGEIIPESRVRGEIRFENVFFTYPSRPNQQVLQDFSLVLEPGQTVALVGASGSGKSTIASLLERFYEPTDGRITIDGHNLAELSPNWLRGQLIGFIEQQPVLFGTTIYENIRYGRPNATEAEVLEAAKLSQSHQFISQLPDGYQTPVGERGIQLSGGQRQRIAIARALLKQPTILILDEATSALDASSEAIVQKALDAAVVDRTTLVIAHRLSTIRNADVIVVLNKGRIVEMGNHDTLLQKKGHYFELVKQQERQLQEDQQQNQRAYG; this is encoded by the exons ATGTTAAAATTGTTTCTATCTAACTGCCAAGGTGTTCAGACAAACTACAG TTCATCTCAAGCAAGCCGAAATCGAATTCACCTGTTAGGGCGGTCGCTTCACACTTACGTCGTCCGGCGTAATGGACTGCTAGAAGTGAGCAAGAGTGTTACTAGAAATCCGTCAAGACAATCGGGACGTAATTTCATCTCCGCTGGAGGCAAACAGGAGGTGGTACGTGCCGGGCCCACCAATTCCAAGATATTGAAATTCGTTCTGGGAGGAACTGCCGTCAGCGTAACAGTCGGTTACACATGCCGTCGGTGGTTTGCCCATTGTGACGCGGCCACCGTCGCTGGTCGACTGGCAGGCCAGCATAAAATCAGCACCCATGACACGATCAAATTCGATTGGCCTCGATTCTGGATCTATTTGCGACCTCACCTAGCAAAACTGATTGGGGCGGTTTTCGCTGCCTTGGCAGTGGCCTATTTTAACATTCAGATACCGAATCTGCTGGGTGTCGTTGTGAATACCTTGTCCAAGTATGCTCGAAGCGGTTTGAAAGA CATCAATTCATCGACctttttcaacgaaatgaaGTTACCGTCTCTGCGTCTGTTCGGAATGTATGTCGCTCAAGCAGCGTTCACGTTTGtgtacatttttctactgaGCCAAATCGGCGAACAGATGGCTGCTAAAATTCGACAGGATCTTTTACAACAAATCATAATCCAGGATCTGGAATTTTTCGATGAAATTCGAACGGGAGAGCTTGTAAATCGGTTGACTGCCGACGTGCAGGATTTCAAATCCAGTTTCAAGCAGTGCATCTCCCAAGGACTGCGATCAATCGCTCAGTTGATCGGCGGTAGTGTCTCTCTCTTTCTGATCTCCCCTCAGTTGGCTAGCATTGCTTTGGTGTCGGTTCCGGCGGCGGTGGCAATGTTTTCCTTCCTTGGGAGGTCGCTGCGGGCACTCAGCAAAAAAAGTCAAGCACAATCGGAACGAGCTACTTCCGTGAGCGAGGAGGCACTGTCCAATATCCGAACTGTCCGAGCGAGTGCCAGCGAATATGCTGAGGTGGAACTTTTCCGCCAGGAAACTGACAAAGCAGCCGAACTATCGGAACAGTTGGGTGTGGGAATCGCAGTGTTTCAATCGCTGACCAATTTGTTCCTAAATGGGATGGTGTTAACCACGCTAGTGCTGGGAGGACATTTTATGTCGACTAGTTCGATCAGCGCTGGAGACTTGATGGCATTTTTGGTGGCTTCGCAA GGTGTTCAACGTTCGTTGGCTCAAGGTTCGATTCTGCTCGGATCCATGATCCGCGGAATGACCGCTGGAGCACGTGTTTTCGAGTACCTTTCAGTCCAACCAAAGATAGACTTAAAAATTGGCGAAATCATCCCGGAATCACGGGTACGGGGAGAAATTCGCTTCGAAAACGTATTCTTTACGTATCCTTCGCGTCCGAACCAACAGGTATTACAAGATTTTTCTTTAGTCCTCGAGCCAGGACAGACGGTCGCTCTAGTGGGAGCCAGTGGCTCGGGGAAATCGACAATCGCTTCGCTGTTGGAAAGATTTTACGAACCAACCGACGGCAGGATTACCATCGATGGTCACAATCTTGCGGAACTGTCTCCGAACTGGCTTCGCGGGCAGTTGATAGGATTTATTGAACAACAACCGGTCCTATTCGGAACGACTATCTACGAAAATATCCGCTACGGACGGCCGAAtgcaaccgaagccgaagtgcTGGAAGCTGCCAAGCTGTCTCAATCGCATCAGTTCATCAGTCAATTGCCGGATGGCTACCAAACACCCGTGGGCGAGCGTGGAATTCAGTTGAGCGGTGGTCAACGGCAACGAATAGCAATCGCTAGAGCACTGCTGAAGCAACCTACCATTCTTATTCTGGACGAGGCAACCAGTGCACTCGATGCATCCAGCGAAGCAATCGTACAGAAAGCTCTGGATGCTGCTGTCGTCGACAGGACCACCTTGGTGATCGCCCATCGATTGTCCACCATTCGAAATGCTGACGTTATTGTGGTACTAAATAAGGGACGAATTGTGGAAATGGGCAATCATGACACGTTGTTACAGAAAAAGGGTCACTACTTCGAGTTGGTGAAGCAACAGGAGCGGCAACTGCAAGaggatcaacaacaaaaccagcgGGCTTATGGGTAG